Proteins from a single region of Sediminitomix flava:
- a CDS encoding tetratricopeptide repeat protein, translating into MKIKLLLLFVFTFQCLALYSQDKSLFVANIDSAILWMDRGDIEPAIELLEQTKKMDKGNYIYDYEIGYANYLRKDLKGAAKAFKKATQYDNANDQCYQSLGNMYDILGKPKKALKVYEKGLKKFPESGRIYLEMGNLFWNQKSLSKALYFYEEGIKVDPFFSSNYYRATLCYMNSTEKVWGMIYGEIFMNIERNSKRTQEISKLLFDTYASQIDINPDSTHISFSKQNTINITLEDLTNGLDTKQLIKNSYGTLVYETTMAVSLANQKEIDLSSLYQIRKNFIELYQESYGKEYPVSIFEYKELLIEKGLFEAYSYWILSEGNPEEFSLWHSINQDKWEDFINWFVDNPFSFEKDKSFHSGLYQ; encoded by the coding sequence ATGAAAATTAAACTTTTACTTCTCTTTGTCTTTACATTTCAATGCCTTGCTCTGTACTCACAAGACAAATCCCTGTTTGTTGCAAATATTGATAGTGCTATTCTTTGGATGGATAGAGGCGATATTGAACCTGCTATCGAGCTTTTGGAACAAACCAAAAAAATGGACAAAGGAAATTATATCTACGATTATGAAATAGGATATGCCAATTACCTCAGAAAAGACCTAAAAGGTGCAGCCAAAGCATTTAAAAAAGCGACACAATATGACAATGCAAATGACCAGTGCTATCAGTCTTTAGGGAATATGTATGACATCTTGGGCAAGCCTAAAAAAGCATTAAAAGTTTATGAAAAAGGACTGAAAAAATTTCCAGAATCAGGACGAATATATTTAGAGATGGGGAATCTTTTCTGGAATCAGAAATCATTAAGCAAAGCGCTATATTTTTATGAAGAAGGCATAAAAGTAGATCCATTCTTTTCATCCAATTATTATCGGGCAACGCTCTGTTATATGAACTCCACCGAGAAAGTTTGGGGAATGATCTATGGTGAAATTTTCATGAATATTGAAAGAAATAGCAAAAGAACACAAGAAATCAGTAAACTTCTTTTTGATACCTACGCCTCTCAAATTGATATTAATCCAGACTCTACCCACATCAGCTTTAGCAAACAAAATACGATTAATATAACCTTAGAAGATTTGACCAATGGACTAGATACAAAACAACTGATCAAAAACTCTTACGGTACTCTCGTTTATGAAACAACTATGGCGGTTTCACTTGCCAATCAAAAAGAAATAGACCTATCTTCTTTATATCAAATCAGAAAAAACTTTATCGAGCTTTACCAAGAGTCATACGGCAAAGAATATCCTGTTTCTATTTTTGAATACAAAGAATTACTCATAGAAAAGGGACTTTTTGAAGCATACAGTTATTGGATTTTGTCAGAAGGAAACCCCGAAGAATTTAGCCTTTGGCATTCCATCAATCAAGATAAATGGGAAGACTTCATCAATTGGTTTGTGGACAATCCGTTTTCATTTGAAAAGGATAAAAGTTTTCACAGCGGTTTATATCAATAA
- a CDS encoding Crp/Fnr family transcriptional regulator, protein MQLFQEFINQLNEESLWEKKLILNRNEYLKVKGSTDTNIYYIKSGSLRIFFEDEFEEQTIRLGYQGNIIGALDSFITEKSSDLYIQVLKKTEIWMVSKPSFMSFVHQNEERLKMWIVILEQLIYQQLEREKDILTYSPLERYNRVLKRSPQLFQEIPLKYIASYLRMTPETLSRIKKS, encoded by the coding sequence ATGCAACTTTTTCAAGAATTCATCAATCAGCTCAATGAAGAAAGCCTTTGGGAAAAGAAACTCATACTCAACAGAAATGAATATCTAAAAGTTAAAGGCAGTACCGATACCAATATCTATTATATCAAAAGTGGAAGTTTGAGAATATTCTTTGAAGATGAATTTGAGGAACAAACAATCCGATTAGGATATCAAGGAAATATCATTGGCGCATTAGATTCTTTTATCACTGAAAAATCTTCCGATTTATATATCCAAGTACTGAAGAAAACGGAAATTTGGATGGTCTCAAAACCATCTTTCATGTCTTTTGTCCATCAAAATGAAGAAAGACTAAAAATGTGGATTGTGATCTTAGAACAACTCATTTATCAACAACTTGAAAGAGAAAAAGACATACTCACCTATTCTCCTTTAGAAAGATACAATCGGGTGCTCAAAAGAAGTCCTCAGCTTTTTCAAGAGATTCCACTCAAGTATATCGCATCTTACCTTCGGATGACTCCCGAAACACTTTCGAGAATTAAAAAGTCTTGA